CCTTCTTCCCGCTGCTCATCGACCCGAGGGTCAGGCGGTTCTACGAGCACTACGGTGTGGTCAGGAGAGGCTGACGCCGCCCGCGGGCGCTCCACTGCCCGCCCCGTGCCGTTCCCGCTTCGCTCCGGAGGTTCCTCTGTCGTCCCTGAAACTCATACGCCGCAGGATCACCCGCTCGGACCCGTTCCTGAACGTCCTGGGCTTCGTCGCCTGGTGCGTGATGGCGGGGCTCGCGCGCTCGGTGAGGCTCTCGTGGAGCATCGCCCCCGCCTACGGACGGGAGGACCCCGAGCGCGTTCTCTACGCCTTCTGGCACGGGCGGCAGTTTCTGCTGATCTGGGGGTTCCGTGGGAGAGGTGTGGTAACGCTCGTCGAGAAGAGCTGGGCGGGCGAGATCCAGCGTCGCGTGATGGGACGCTTCGGATACCGGTTCGTGCGCGGTTCGAGCAAGCGCCGGCCCGCCGAGGCCCTCGTCCGGCTTGTCCGGACGCTCAGGAAACGCGGTCCCGGAACCCTGGCCGTCGACGGTCCGAAGGGGCCGGTCCACCGATCGAAGGCGGGGATACTCCATCTGTCCAGAACGCTCGGGTGGCCGATCGTCCCCGTCGCGGCATCGAGCTCCAGGGCCCTTTTCATCCGCGAGACGTGGTGCCGCTACCTACTTCCCGTGCCGTTCTCCAGGGGGGTCATCGTCGTCGGTGAGCCGATCCGTCCGGGGGAGGGGTTCGAGACGACCGACCTCGATCGTACGCTCAACGCCGCGACCGCGGAGGCCGACAGGCTCGCGGGGCGGCGCGTGGATGCCGGTGACGTCTGCTAGCCGTCGGGGCCGCCGGTCGGCTCGGGCAGCTGCGGACGGACGAGGACGACCTCCTCGCGGCTGACCGACACCAGGCCCGGCTTGGCGCCCTTCGGCTTCCGGACGTGGCGCTTCTCCGTGTAGAGCACGGCGACCTTCGACGACTTCCCGGCCTTGCTGTGGTACGCGGCGATCGCCGCCGTCTCGAGGATCGCGCGCCTGTCCGGCTCGTCCTTGCGGCCCGCTCTTCGAAGCACGACGTGCGAGCCGGGAGCCTGTCTGGCGTGGAACCAGAGGTCGGAGGGAGCGGCGACGCGCTGGGTCAGGAGGTCGTTATCCCTGTTCGATTTCCCAACGAGCACCTCCCAGCCCCCAGTGACGACGTAGCTCCGGAACCGGATCCGTTCCTCGTCTCCCCCCGCTCGGTTCCCCTTCGCCGGTCGGGCCGCGTGACGGTCCTCGAGCTTCCGGAGTGTCCTTCCCGTCGCTTCCTCCGTCGCCTCGATCTGCTTCTCAATGGCCTCGATCTCGCGTTCGAGCTCGCGGAGACGGGCCGGTGAACGCTGGGCGACGCGTTCGGCCTTCCTCGCGCGACGGAAGTAGCTCTCCGCGTTGTCGACGGCACTCCTTCTCGGGTCGACCTCGATCTCGACCACCGAGTCGCCGTCGTAGTCGACGAGCTTCTGGAGCCTCTCGCCCCTCCGGAAGTCGCCCTTGCGGGCGAGGAGGAGCTGACCCTTATGGCGGAACTCGTCCGTCCGCTCCGCGCGGGAGAGCCCTCGGCGCACCCGCTCCACGGCGCGGCGCTTCCTCTTGAGACGGCGCCTGAGCGCCCGGAGCACCGTCTTGCGGCGTCTATCGTCGAGGATGGTGGCGGCGTGTTCCCGGTAGGCGAACCGCGCGGCCTCGTTCCACGTGTCGAACGTCCTCTTCTCCGCCGCCTTCTCGTGAGGAGACCGTCCGATGCGGACATGGAGGCGGCCGGCCTCGTCCCTCCACCACGAGACCGAGGCACCGGTCGGGTCGTCGGCATGGGGCTCTTCCGGTTCGACCCGGCCCGACGGATCGAGCGAGAGCGACGGCCGTCTGCCGAGGTCGACAACGAGCCCCACGTCGGTCTCGATGCCGACGGGGTCGCGGCGCCTCAGCACGAACGCGGCCGACGGGCCGCCCGGCCCGAGCCCGGCGGACACGATCTCCCCGCCTTTCAGGGAGCGCAGGTGCGGCGGCGCGTCGCCTTCCCCGGGGACCGCATCATCCTGCTCGAGGAAGAGGAGCGGCAGCGCCTGGTCCGTGAAGACGACCAGCGACCCGCCCGGAGAACCCGCCAGCTCGAGGACGGTCGTCCCGTCGGCCGGCGCCTTGATGCGCGTCACGCGCCGTCCCGTGAGACGCGGGGCGAGTTCGCTCATCAGGTTGTCGAGACCGGCTCGGTTCATCGGTGCACCCCGCGTTCGCGCTGCCCGTCCGCATGTCGGACGTGTCACGTCGTCCGTGGGCAGTATACGGGGGGCGGCAGCGCCGGTCAACGTGGGGGGGCCAAGCTCCGATAAGCGCCCGAAGACCCCACATGTCGTTGACTGAGAGGGTCCCCGGGTAGTATCGTCAAGACTCACTCCCGAAACGGTTTCGAAGCTCAAGGAGGCGTCGTGCTCAGGAGCATGACGGGGTATGGTTGTTCCGAGCGGGCGACCGACGGCAGCAGGGTCCGCGTCGAGATGCGCTCGGTCAACCAGCGTTTCCTCGATGTCCAGATCAGAGGCCCCCGCATCATCACGCAGGTCGAGGACCGCATCCGGTCGCTTCTCGAAGCGAGGATCGAGCGCGGGCGCGTCTCCGTCTACGTCGAATGGAGCGGAACGGGGCCCGCCGAGGGGCCGACAGTGAACCGCGAGGTGGCGGCCAGGCTCGTGACGGAGCTGCGCTCGGTCGCCGATGAGCTCTCGCTTCCCGGCGAGGTCTCGATCGACCTCCTGGCCAGGTTCCAGCAGGTCTTCGAGCAGGGAGAGACGACGCCCGCGGCCGACGAGGTCTGGGACGCTCTGGAGCCCGGGATCAGCGAGTCGCTCGAGAGCATGATCGCCATGCGTGAGGAAGAGGGCAGAAGGCTCGGCGAGGAGCTCGCGGGACGGCTCGACCTGATCGAGAAGCACGTCTCCGTGATGACGGCCGCGGCTCCCGACGCCGCTCAGGCTCTCAAGAACCGGCTGAGGGAGCGCATCACCGAGCTCATGGGCGAGACGCCGCCCGTGGACGAGACGCGGCTCGCGCAGGAGCTG
This genomic window from Candidatus Effluviviaceae Genus V sp. contains:
- a CDS encoding DUF814 domain-containing protein, with the protein product MNRAGLDNLMSELAPRLTGRRVTRIKAPADGTTVLELAGSPGGSLVVFTDQALPLLFLEQDDAVPGEGDAPPHLRSLKGGEIVSAGLGPGGPSAAFVLRRRDPVGIETDVGLVVDLGRRPSLSLDPSGRVEPEEPHADDPTGASVSWWRDEAGRLHVRIGRSPHEKAAEKRTFDTWNEAARFAYREHAATILDDRRRKTVLRALRRRLKRKRRAVERVRRGLSRAERTDEFRHKGQLLLARKGDFRRGERLQKLVDYDGDSVVEIEVDPRRSAVDNAESYFRRARKAERVAQRSPARLRELEREIEAIEKQIEATEEATGRTLRKLEDRHAARPAKGNRAGGDEERIRFRSYVVTGGWEVLVGKSNRDNDLLTQRVAAPSDLWFHARQAPGSHVVLRRAGRKDEPDRRAILETAAIAAYHSKAGKSSKVAVLYTEKRHVRKPKGAKPGLVSVSREEVVLVRPQLPEPTGGPDG
- a CDS encoding YicC family protein encodes the protein MLRSMTGYGCSERATDGSRVRVEMRSVNQRFLDVQIRGPRIITQVEDRIRSLLEARIERGRVSVYVEWSGTGPAEGPTVNREVAARLVTELRSVADELSLPGEVSIDLLARFQQVFEQGETTPAADEVWDALEPGISESLESMIAMREEEGRRLGEELAGRLDLIEKHVSVMTAAAPDAAQALKNRLRERITELMGETPPVDETRLAQELAQAAERSDYTEEVVRLNAHVEHARRCLEEDAPVGKRLNFLVQEMHREANTIGSKTSDVDVAGSALSLKEEIEKLREQVQNVE
- a CDS encoding DUF374 domain-containing protein, with the protein product MAGLARSVRLSWSIAPAYGREDPERVLYAFWHGRQFLLIWGFRGRGVVTLVEKSWAGEIQRRVMGRFGYRFVRGSSKRRPAEALVRLVRTLRKRGPGTLAVDGPKGPVHRSKAGILHLSRTLGWPIVPVAASSSRALFIRETWCRYLLPVPFSRGVIVVGEPIRPGEGFETTDLDRTLNAATAEADRLAGRRVDAGDVC